In Vitis vinifera cultivar Pinot Noir 40024 chromosome 11, ASM3070453v1, a genomic segment contains:
- the LOC100244492 gene encoding nicotianamine synthase — MASLQQSSLKTNVSTELLIARIVQIHANICKLESLRPSKQVNSLFTHLVKLCTPPSSIDITALPEEIQLIRQSLITLCGRAEGLLELEFSTFLTNVPQALNNLNLFPYYGNYVKLANLEYRILSDNGVVQPKKVAFIGSGPLPLTTLIMATHHMKSTCFDNFDMDESANAVARQLVASDAELQRRVKFETRDIMEVRDKLGEYDCIFLAALVGMSKEEKVKILGHVRKYMKEGGTLLVRSAKGARAFLYPVVEEEDLLGFEVLTIFHPTNEVINSVVLARKPID; from the coding sequence ATGGCTTCTCTGCAGCAATCTTCCCTCAAAACCAATGTCTCCACTGAGCTTCTCATAGCTCGCATTGTACAAATCCATGCCAACATCTGCAAGCTTGAGTCCCTGAGGCCTTCAAAGCAAGTCAACAGCCTCTTCACCCACCTTGTGAAGCTCTGCACCCCTCCATCATCCATAGACATCACAGCCTTACCAGAAGAAATTCAGCTGATTCGCCAAAGCCTCATAACTCTCTGTGGCAGAGCTGAAGGCCTACTTGAGCTTGAGTTCTCAACTTTCCTCACAAATGTCCCCCAAGCCCTCAACAATCTCAACCTGTTTCCATACTATGGGAATTATGTTAAGCTGGCCAACTTGGAGTACAGAATTCTTAGTGACAATGGGGTTGTGCAGCCCAAGAAGGTGGCCTTCATTGGCTCTGGTCCACTGCCTCTTACCACCCTTATAATGGCCACACATCACATGAAATCCACCTGTTTCGACAACTTTGATATGGATGAATCAGCTAACGCTGTGGCTCGCCAATTGGTAGCCTCTGATGCTGAGCTGCAGAGGCGCGTGAAGTTTGAGACTCGCGATATAATGGAAGTTAGGGACAAGCTTGGGGAGTATGACTGCATCTTTTTGGCAGCACTGGTGGGGATGAGTAAGGAGGAGAAGGTTAAGATTCTTGGGCATGTGAGGAAGTATATGAAGGAAGGGGGAACTCTACTTGTGAGAAGCGCGAAAGGGGCTAGAGCTTTCCTGTACCCTGTGGTTGAGGAGGAGGACTTGCTTGGATTTGAGGTTCTCACCATTTTCCATCCTACTAATGAAGTCATCAATTCAGTTGTTCTCGCTCGCAAGCCTATCGATTAA
- the LOC104880800 gene encoding xyloglucan endotransglucosylase protein 1 has protein sequence MALLISVAVSFLMAATAGNFNQDFDITWENGRAKILNNGELLTLSLDKTSGSGFQSKNEHLFGKIDMKLKPVPGNSAGTVTAYYLSSQGPTHNEIDFDFLGILSGDSYILHSNLSLSLSLSLSLSLSVSLLFWAK, from the exons ATGGCCCTGCTAATCTCTGTAGCAGTGAGCTTCTTAATGGCTGCCACAGCAGGTAACTTCAACCAAGACTTTGACATCACTTGGGAGAATGGGCGTGCTAAGATACTCAACAATGGAGAGCTACTCACTCTTTCCCTTGACAAGACATCTGGATCTGGTTTCCAGTCCAAGAATGAGCATCTGTTTGGGAAGATTGACATGAAGCTCAAACCTGTTCCTGGAAATTCTGCTGGCACTGTCACTGCCTATTAT TTATCTTCACAAGGGCCAACCCATAATGAAATCGACTTCGATTTCCTGGGGATCCTCAGTGGGGATTCATACATCCTCCActctaatctctctctctctctctctctctctctctctctctctctctcagtgAGTTTGTTGTTTTGGGCAAAATag
- the LOC100266808 gene encoding two-component response regulator ORR22-like, with amino-acid sequence MSDDYETPSPDGTQFPDGLRVLAVDDNIVCLKILVTLLEQCRYKVTATTKACEALEMLRENRENFDIVITDVKMPDMDGFTLLKIIGLEMDIPVIMTSVNDDRSTVLKGIRHGARDYLLKPVRVLEIKNIWQHVVRKNLFDSGKPGVKEEKAMEMEKSKEKGGGEEEEEEEDHPKEHSFEDGSVRKKQRLNWTSELHIKFLNAIHQLETADKAVPKKILEIMNEPGLSRENVASHLQKYRKMLRKNCAKVSQQMDNSNLDPSRRGRRPSHAAIFSESQGYGSRNPDSRWEVNGDTKAEKPYTPSSSLMYAKPLLQPVENQDMLFQQCLQSPQLAVSSRMHLPGLGGLLSAPAWPGRPPCPLPQFSGPKVKTCFPGQQLPDGSMDVSPQFPNYSTSSEPCPLPFPEPSFAFADFSPSPYQTLPDASTGMETVNPNFSLVQHEGGLVNFNRGQTTAGCPLNIQGPNMESLNVNSQIFMQHCQENLDTESSIHLNSCRSMDDDLSAMVKQFNYNGPA; translated from the exons ATGTCGGACGATTATGAAACCCCGAGTCCTGATGGAACCCAGTTTCCGGATGGCTTGAGGGTCCTGGCGGTTGATGACAATATAGTTTGTCTGAAAATCCTCGTAACTTTGCTTGAGCAATGTCGGTACAAAG TTACTGCTACAACGAAGGCTTGTGAAGCTCTGGAGATGTTGAGGGAGAACCGAGAAAATTTCGATATTGTGATCACCGACGTGAAGATGCCGGACATGGACGGATTCACGCTTCTGAAGATCATAGGACTCGAAATGGACATACCAGTAATCA TGACGTCTGTGAACGACGACAGAAGCACGGTCTTGAAGGGGATAAGGCATGGCGCCCGGGACTATCTGCTGAAGCCTGTGAGGGTGTTGGAGATCAAGAACATATGGCAGCATGTTGTAAGGAAAAATTTGTTTGATTCCGGTAAGCCTGGCGTCAAGGAGGAAAAAGCTATGGAGATGGAGAAAAGCAAGGAGaaaggaggaggagaagaagaagaagaagaagaagatcatCCCAAGGAACATTCTTTTGAAGATGGATCTGTCCGGAAGAAACAGCGGCTTAATTGGACGTCTGAGCTCCATATCAAATTTCTCAACGCCATTCACCAGCTGGAAACAGCAGATA AGGCGGTTCCAAAGAAAATACTTGAAATCATGAACGAGCCAGGGCTTAGTAGGGAGAATGTTGCTAGCCATCTACAG AAGTACAGAAAAATGCTGAGGAAGAATTGCGCTAAAGTGAGCCAACAAATGGATAATAGTAACCTTGATCCGAGTAGAAGGGGCCGGCGCCCATCACATGCTGCCATCTTTTCTGAAAGCCAAGGCTATGGTTCAAGAAACCCGGATAGCAGATGGGAAGTAAATGGTGATACTAAAGCTGAGAAGCCTTATACACCTAGCTCTTCCCTTATGTATGCAAAGCCCCTCCTGCAACCTGTGGAGAATCAAGATATGTTGTTCCAGCAGTGCCTGCAATCTCCTCAATTGGCTGTGTCTTCAAGGATGCATTTGCCTGGGCTTGGAGGGCTCCTCTCAGCTCCAGCGTGGCCGGGAAGACCACCTTGTCCTCTGCCACAGTTCAGTGGGCCAAAGGTTAAGACCTGTTTTCCAGGACAACAGCTGCCTGATGGCTCCATGGATGTTTCTCCGCAATTTCCTAATTATAGCACCAGCTCTGAGCCTTGCCCTTTGCCATTTCCCGAGCCCTCTTTCGCATTCGCTGATTTCTCTCCTTCACCTTATCAAACACTACCAGATGCTTCAACTGGAATGGAGACTGTCAATCCAAATTTCTCTCTAG TTCAACATGAGGGAGGCCTGGTTAACTTCAATCGGGGGCAAACAACAGCAGGGTGTCCACTCAACATACAAGGTCCAAACATGGAGAGCTTAAACGTAAATAGCCAGATATTTATGCAGCATTGTCAGGAGAATTTAGACACAGAGAGTAGCATCCATCTCAACAGTTGTAGGTCCATGGATGATGACCTTAGCGCAATGGTGAAACAG TTTAACTACAACGGCCCCGCCTAA